The proteins below come from a single Alnus glutinosa chromosome 9, dhAlnGlut1.1, whole genome shotgun sequence genomic window:
- the LOC133878260 gene encoding L-ascorbate oxidase-like: MGTSNGFMLHPIPGGLRALIIWSILLCFGRLSFGAKSRHFKWEVEYLFWSPDCIENVVMGINGQFPGPTIRAKAGDTIVVELTNKLSTEGVVIHWHGIRQFGTPWADGTASISQCAINPGDTFHYRFKVDRAGTYFYHGHLGMQRSAGLYGSLIVDVAEGEKEPFHYDGEFNLLLSDWWHNSVHEQEVGLSSNPFRWIGEPQSLLMNGRGQYNCSLAAQFSNSSATQCKLRGNEQCAPKILHVLPNQTYRLRVASTTALASLNLAIGNHKMVVVEADGNYLQPFAVDDLDIYSGESYSVLLTTDQDPSKNYWLSVGVRGRLPATPPGLTLLNYRPTSASKLPTSPPPVTPRWNDYAHSKSFSNKILALMGSPRPPTKYDRRIYLLNTQNKMNGYTKWAINNVSLALPSTPYLGSMKYGLKNAFDQKNPPENFADNYDVMSPPINPNTTSGSGAYMIALNTTVDVILQNANALSDNVSEIHPWHLHGHDFWVLGYGEGKFSDKDEKKLNLKNPPLRNTAVIFPYGWTALRFVADNPGAWAFHCHIEPHLHMGMGVVFAEGVHRVNKIPREALACGLTGKMFLNNNDNNHN; encoded by the exons ATGGGTACAAGTAATGGTTTCATGCTTCACCCAATTCCTGGGGGTCTTCGGGCGCTCATTATTTGGTCCATTTTGTTATGTTTTGGTCGACTATCTTTTGGTGCTAAGAGCAGGCACTTCAAATGGGAAGTAGAGTATTTGTTCTGGTCTCCGGATTGCATTGAGAATGTCGTGATGGGGATCAACGGCCAGTTTCCCGGCCCGACCATCAGAGCAAAAGCCGGAGACACCATTGTTGTTGAACTcactaacaaactctccactGAGGGAGTTGTCATTCACTGGCATGGAATCAGACAG TTTGGAACACCTTGGGCAGATGGAACCGCTTCCATTTCACAGTGTGCTATCAACCCTGGAGACACCTTCCATTACAGGTTCAAAGTTGATAGg GCAGGAACATACTTTTACCACGGGCACTTGGGCATGCAGAGATCAGCAGGGTTGTATGGGTCTCTTATAGTGGATGTCGCAGAAGGAGAAAAAGAGCCATTTCATTATGACGGCGAATTCAACCTCTTGCTGAGCGACTGGTGGCACAATAGTGTTCATGAGCAAGAAGTTGGCCTCTCCTCCAACCCATTTCGTTGGATTGGTGAACCCCAG AGCTTGCTGATGAACGGAAGAGGGCAGTACAACTGTTCCCTGGCAGCGCAGTTTAGCAACTCCTCCGCCACCCAGTGCAAATTGAGAGGAAACGAACAATGCGCACCCAAGATCCTGCACGTGCTCCCGAATCAGACCTACAGGCTCAGAGTTGCCAGTACCACTGCCCTAGCTTCCCTCAACTTGGCCATTGGG AATCACAaaatggtggtggtggaggctGACGGGAATTATCTCCAGCCATTCGCCGTTGATGACTTGGACATATACTCCGGCGAAAGCTACTCGGTGCTATTAACCACAGACCAAGACCCTTCCAAGAACTATTGGCTTTCGGTCGGCGTAAGAGGAAGGCTTCCGGCGACGCCTCCCGGCCTTACCCTCCTAAATTACCGACCAACCTCGGCCTCAAAGCTCCCAACTTCTCCACCTCCGGTTACTCCACGATGGAATGATTATGCCCACAGCAAATCCTTCTCCAACAAAATTCTTGCTCTCATGGGGTCCCCTAGGCCTCCTACAAAATATGACCGTCGGATATACCTCCTCAACACTCAAAACAAGATGAACGGATATACGAAGTGGGCTATAAACAATGTCTCCTTAGCATTGCCATCCACTCCTTACCTGGGCTCCATGAAATACGGTCTGAAAAATGCTTTCGATCAGAAGAACCCGCCGGAGAACTTTGCCGACAATTACGACGTGATGAGTCCGCCGATAAATCCTAACACAACTTCCGGCAGCGGCGCTTACATGATAGCGTTGAATACTACGGTGGACGTGATACTTCAGAACGCAAATGCATTGAGTGATAACGTCAGCGAAATACACCCGTGGCATTTGCACGGGCATGATTTTTGGGTGCTGGGATATGGAGAAGGCAAATTCTCAGACAAGGATGAGAAGAAGTTAAACTTGAAGAATCCGCCGTTGAGGAATACGGCCGTCATTTTCCCGTACGGATGGACGGCTTTAAGGTTTGTGGCAGATAATCCGGGAGCATGGGCGTTCCATTGCCACATTGAGCCTCATTTGCATATGGGTATGGGCGTCGTCTTTGCTGAAGGCGTTCATCGTGTGAACAAGATTCCTCGTGAGGCTCTCGCTTGCGGTCTGACAGGGAAGATGTTCCTCAACAACAACGACAACAACCACAACTGA